One region of Aurantimonas sp. HBX-1 genomic DNA includes:
- a CDS encoding tripartite tricarboxylate transporter TctB family protein produces MASLRKPHDVPGTILAAVFVALGAFLILQTDSMSPMGSVFPITISVAMIVFALALILRNVVLGMRPVPAATPGEAQPEASHESMPRRLLFLLAMIVWIVLIPILGFFVSSVLAYFAIMLVATHDRMSLREGAALVAIGLAILTVFYLVMARVLLIPMPTGMFF; encoded by the coding sequence ATGGCCAGCCTTAGAAAGCCGCACGACGTGCCGGGAACGATCCTGGCCGCCGTGTTCGTCGCGCTCGGCGCCTTCCTGATCCTGCAGACCGACAGCATGTCCCCGATGGGCTCGGTCTTCCCGATCACCATCTCCGTCGCGATGATCGTCTTCGCGCTGGCGCTCATCCTGCGCAATGTCGTCTTGGGCATGCGCCCGGTTCCGGCGGCGACGCCGGGCGAGGCGCAGCCCGAGGCCAGCCACGAGTCGATGCCGCGCCGCCTCTTGTTCCTGCTGGCGATGATCGTCTGGATCGTGCTGATCCCGATCCTCGGCTTCTTCGTCTCGAGCGTGCTGGCCTATTTCGCGATCATGCTCGTGGCCACCCATGACCGCATGTCGCTGCGCGAGGGCGCCGCCCTCGTGGCCATCGGCCTTGCCATCCTCACCGTCTTCTACCTGGTGATGGCGAGGGTCCTGCTCATCCCGATGCCGACCGGCATGTTCTTCTAG